Proteins encoded within one genomic window of Nordella sp. HKS 07:
- the rbbA gene encoding ribosome-associated ATPase/putative transporter RbbA encodes MNERPAGDEPAAASPVVRLKGVGLSYGATRAIDGLTFDMPSGVMVGLIGPDGVGKSSLLSLIAGAHVVQDGEIEVLGGDIADATHRSLTYPRIAYMPQGLGKNLYPTLSVFENVDFFGRLFGHDRQERERRIAELLRSTGLAPFADRPAGKLSGGMKQKLGLCCSLIHDPDLLILDEPTTGVDPLSRRQFWELIDEIRGKRRGMSVIVATAYMEEAERFDWLVAMDAGKALAPGSPAELLKQTGAPTLDAAFIALLPQEKRQGHHEVVIPPRPPGTQDEIAIEAEHLTMRFGSFTAVDNVSFRITRGEIFGFLGSNGCGKTTTMKILTGLLPASEGIARLFGREVDPNDIDVRRRVGYMSQAFSLYVELTVRQNLELHARLFRMDPQAIPGRVEEMIRRFDLADVIDALPDALPLGIRQRLSLAVAVIHAPDILILDEPTSGVDPVARDGFWQILSDLSRKDNVTIFVSTHFMNEAELCDRISLMHAGKVLISDTPAAITEKRSAATLEDAFVAYLEDAIGQAGTAPAAGAAAAAIEPAATPTHTTAPAKTGGFFRRMFAYSQREALELRRDPIRATLAIVGSVILMFVIGYGINLDVTNLTFAVLDRDDTTVSRDYVNQISGSRYFTEKDPILDYAELDRRMRSGELALAIEIPPGFGRDVARGRSVEIGAWIDGAMPTRAETVRGYVQGMHATWLMQKARQIHGDAATTGDFQLAIRYRYNPDIQSLVAMVPAVIPLLLLMIPAMLAVLSVVREKELGSITNFYVTPVTRLEFLLGKQLPYVALAMVNYLMLMAVAVFIFRVPFTGSFLTLSAAALLYVIATTALGLLISTFMKSQIAAIFGTALITLIPAVQYSGIIDPVSSLQGAGAFFGQIYPTTYFVTIARGTFSKALDFSDLAGQFVPLVIAIPVLLGLSALLLKKQEG; translated from the coding sequence ATGAACGAGCGGCCAGCAGGGGACGAGCCCGCAGCCGCTTCGCCTGTCGTGCGCCTGAAAGGGGTCGGACTCTCCTATGGCGCGACGCGGGCGATCGACGGACTGACCTTCGATATGCCCTCCGGGGTGATGGTCGGGCTCATCGGTCCGGACGGCGTCGGCAAGTCCAGTCTTCTCTCGCTGATCGCCGGCGCGCATGTCGTCCAGGACGGAGAGATCGAGGTGCTGGGCGGCGATATCGCCGACGCCACGCATCGCAGCCTCACCTATCCCCGCATCGCCTATATGCCGCAAGGCCTCGGCAAGAACCTCTATCCGACGCTGTCGGTTTTCGAGAATGTCGACTTCTTCGGGCGCCTGTTCGGACATGACAGGCAAGAGCGCGAGCGTCGCATAGCCGAGCTTCTGCGGAGCACGGGTCTCGCCCCCTTCGCCGACCGCCCGGCCGGAAAGCTCTCGGGCGGCATGAAGCAGAAGCTCGGCCTCTGCTGTTCCCTCATCCACGATCCCGATCTCCTGATCCTCGACGAGCCGACGACCGGCGTCGATCCGCTGTCGAGGCGTCAGTTCTGGGAGCTCATCGACGAGATCCGCGGCAAACGCCGTGGCATGAGCGTCATCGTCGCGACGGCCTATATGGAGGAAGCCGAACGCTTCGACTGGCTGGTCGCGATGGATGCGGGAAAGGCGCTCGCCCCCGGCTCACCCGCCGAGCTTTTGAAGCAGACGGGGGCGCCGACGCTCGATGCCGCTTTCATCGCCCTCTTGCCCCAAGAGAAGCGCCAGGGCCATCATGAGGTCGTCATTCCCCCTCGCCCGCCGGGGACGCAAGACGAGATCGCCATCGAAGCCGAGCATCTCACCATGAGATTCGGCAGCTTCACGGCCGTCGACAATGTCAGCTTCCGCATCACGCGCGGCGAGATCTTCGGCTTTCTCGGCTCCAATGGCTGCGGCAAGACGACGACCATGAAGATCCTGACGGGCCTTCTGCCGGCGAGCGAGGGCATAGCGCGCCTGTTCGGCCGCGAAGTCGATCCCAACGACATCGATGTGCGCCGCCGCGTCGGCTACATGTCGCAGGCCTTCTCGCTTTATGTCGAGCTCACGGTGCGCCAGAATCTCGAGCTGCACGCCCGTCTGTTCCGGATGGATCCGCAGGCGATTCCCGGACGCGTCGAGGAGATGATCCGGCGGTTCGATCTCGCCGATGTCATCGATGCGCTTCCCGACGCTTTGCCGCTCGGCATAAGGCAACGCCTGTCGCTGGCGGTGGCGGTGATCCATGCACCCGATATCCTCATCCTCGACGAGCCGACCTCGGGCGTCGATCCGGTGGCACGCGACGGGTTCTGGCAGATCCTCTCGGACCTGTCCCGCAAGGACAATGTCACGATCTTCGTCTCGACGCACTTCATGAACGAGGCCGAGCTCTGCGACCGCATCTCGCTCATGCATGCCGGCAAAGTGCTCATCAGCGATACGCCCGCGGCCATCACCGAGAAGCGTTCTGCCGCCACCCTCGAAGATGCCTTCGTCGCCTATCTGGAGGACGCGATCGGGCAAGCCGGCACGGCGCCGGCGGCCGGAGCCGCCGCGGCGGCGATCGAGCCCGCAGCGACCCCGACGCATACTACCGCCCCCGCGAAGACCGGCGGGTTCTTTCGCCGCATGTTCGCCTATTCGCAACGCGAGGCCCTGGAGCTGCGCCGCGATCCCATCCGCGCCACGCTCGCCATCGTCGGCAGCGTCATCCTGATGTTCGTCATCGGCTATGGCATCAATCTGGACGTCACCAACCTCACCTTCGCGGTTCTCGATCGCGACGACACGACGGTGAGCCGCGATTATGTGAATCAGATATCGGGCTCGCGCTATTTCACCGAGAAGGATCCGATCCTCGACTATGCCGAACTCGACAGGCGCATGCGCAGCGGCGAACTCGCTCTGGCGATCGAGATCCCGCCGGGCTTCGGACGCGACGTGGCGCGCGGCCGCAGCGTCGAGATCGGCGCCTGGATCGACGGGGCCATGCCGACCCGGGCGGAGACCGTACGCGGCTATGTCCAGGGCATGCATGCGACCTGGCTGATGCAGAAGGCGCGGCAGATCCACGGCGATGCCGCGACCACCGGCGATTTCCAGCTCGCCATCCGCTACCGGTACAATCCGGACATCCAGAGTCTCGTCGCGATGGTGCCGGCCGTCATCCCGCTGTTGCTGCTCATGATCCCGGCCATGCTCGCGGTGTTGAGCGTCGTGCGCGAGAAGGAGCTCGGATCGATCACCAATTTCTACGTCACACCGGTTACAAGGCTCGAATTCCTGCTCGGCAAGCAGCTGCCCTATGTGGCGCTGGCGATGGTCAATTATCTCATGCTGATGGCCGTCGCCGTCTTTATCTTCCGCGTGCCGTTCACCGGCAGCTTTCTGACGCTCAGCGCCGCGGCACTTCTCTATGTCATCGCGACGACGGCCCTGGGGCTCCTCATCTCGACCTTCATGAAGAGCCAGATCGCCGCCATATTCGGCACGGCACTCATCACCCTCATTCCGGCTGTCCAGTATTCGGGCATCATCGACCCGGTCTCCTCGCTGCAGGGCGCCGGCGCTTTCTTCGGCCAGATCTATCCGACGACCTATTTCGTGACGATCGCGCGCGGCACCTTCTCCAAGGCGCTCGATTTCAGCGATCTCGCGGGCCAGTTCGTGCCGCTCGTGATCGCCATTCCGGTGCTGCTGGGCCTGAGCGCCCTCCTCCTCAAGAAGCAGGAGGGCTGA
- a CDS encoding HlyD family secretion protein — MIAALVALAVIGGYYAWQTYGRGGLPEGIAGGNGRIEATDIDISTKIAGRIQDILVNEGDFVTANQILAKMDTEQLEAKARQAEAELQRALIGVDASKSLVKQREAERTAAAAVVAQKEAALDAAKKKLARSEQLVLTRTVSQQVLDDDRASADGATAAVAVAQAQLAAAEAAISASQAQVVDAEASVAAARAAIESIKADINDSTLKSPRNGRVQYRVAQPGEVLSAGGRVLNLVDLEEVYMTFFLPTIEAGRVAIGSDVRLVLDAAPQYIVPAKVSFVADVAQFTPKTVETEEERLKLMFRVKAQISPDLLRKYIQQVKTGLPGMAYVRLDPNVEWPANLQGQLVQ, encoded by the coding sequence TTGATCGCCGCCTTGGTCGCTCTCGCCGTCATCGGCGGCTATTACGCCTGGCAGACTTATGGTCGCGGCGGCTTGCCGGAGGGGATCGCCGGCGGCAACGGCCGGATCGAGGCGACCGATATCGACATCTCGACAAAGATCGCCGGGCGGATTCAGGACATCCTGGTCAATGAAGGCGACTTCGTCACCGCCAACCAGATACTAGCCAAGATGGACACCGAGCAGCTCGAGGCCAAGGCGCGGCAGGCCGAAGCCGAACTGCAGCGGGCCTTGATCGGCGTCGATGCTTCGAAGAGTCTCGTCAAGCAGCGCGAAGCGGAACGAACTGCGGCGGCCGCCGTCGTCGCCCAGAAGGAAGCAGCCCTCGATGCCGCGAAGAAAAAGCTCGCGCGCTCCGAACAACTCGTGCTGACAAGAACGGTCTCCCAGCAGGTGCTCGATGATGACCGGGCAAGCGCCGACGGGGCGACCGCCGCGGTGGCAGTGGCGCAGGCTCAACTCGCCGCCGCCGAAGCGGCGATCAGCGCTTCGCAAGCACAGGTCGTCGATGCGGAAGCCTCGGTCGCCGCCGCCCGGGCGGCCATCGAGAGCATCAAGGCGGACATCAATGACAGTACGCTGAAATCGCCGCGCAACGGCCGCGTTCAATATCGCGTCGCGCAGCCCGGCGAAGTGCTGTCAGCGGGCGGCCGGGTGCTCAATCTCGTCGATCTCGAAGAGGTCTACATGACGTTCTTCCTGCCGACAATCGAGGCCGGCCGTGTCGCCATAGGCAGCGACGTCCGTCTCGTCCTTGACGCAGCACCGCAATATATCGTTCCGGCCAAAGTGTCCTTCGTCGCCGACGTCGCTCAGTTCACGCCGAAGACCGTCGAGACCGAGGAGGAACGCCTGAAGCTGATGTTCCGGGTCAAGGCGCAGATATCTCCGGACCTGCTGCGTAAATACATTCAACAGGTCAAGACCGGCCTGCCGGGCATGGCCTATGTCCGGCTCGATCCCAATGTGGAATGGCCGGCTAATCTTCAGGGACAACTCGTGCAATGA
- a CDS encoding L,D-transpeptidase, with protein MGISRRVFVTSVLASGLFANRQALALAGEPFPVFESDAKEIPYKYRRRTVDYATAEPPGTIVVDTGQKFLFHVQGNGQATRYGVGVGKAGRTWYGEAVIGRKEKWPVWVPTPEHLAEFPDMAKFTSGMPGGKDNPMGARALYLYQGDVDTVIRIHGAVKPSLIGKKTTAGCISLINIDVIHLYDRVELGTRVVILPPAA; from the coding sequence ATGGGGATCTCACGCCGCGTCTTCGTGACGTCCGTTCTCGCTTCGGGACTTTTCGCCAACCGTCAGGCGCTGGCGCTTGCCGGCGAACCGTTCCCGGTGTTCGAATCCGATGCCAAGGAAATCCCCTACAAATACCGGCGTCGTACCGTCGACTATGCGACAGCGGAGCCGCCGGGCACGATCGTCGTCGATACGGGGCAGAAGTTCCTTTTTCACGTGCAGGGCAACGGCCAGGCCACGCGTTACGGCGTGGGCGTGGGGAAGGCCGGCAGGACGTGGTACGGCGAGGCGGTGATCGGGCGCAAGGAAAAGTGGCCGGTCTGGGTGCCGACGCCGGAGCATCTCGCCGAATTCCCGGATATGGCAAAATTCACCAGCGGCATGCCGGGCGGCAAGGACAATCCGATGGGTGCGCGGGCACTCTATCTCTATCAGGGCGATGTCGACACGGTGATCCGTATTCATGGCGCGGTCAAACCTTCGCTGATCGGCAAAAAGACCACCGCAGGCTGCATCAGCCTGATCAATATCGACGTGATCCACCTCTATGACCGCGTCGAGCTCGGAACCCGCGTCGTGATCCTGCCGCCCGCCGCCTGA
- a CDS encoding GH1 family beta-glucosidase: MTVDNPAALGAAFPRNFLWGVATAAYQVEGALDEDGRGESIWDRFLREPGRVVDGSDGSIAANHYHRWREDIDLMAALALGAYRFSVSWSRIQPAGRGPANEAGLAFYDRLVDGLLERGIDPVITLLHSDMPAALQDAGGWLARDTSSHFGAFAELVARRLGDRVRNWFTVAEPYTVMRHSHVIGDHAPGLKMPTGAALPVIHHLLLGHGLATTAIRAQAQARIGLTNHSSPTRPASTAAADVAANAWFDALRNYIVTDAILFGRYPEELESLPGADWSQCRAGDFDIIKTPIDWLGLTYFHPFATGAPKSTEAALEPFEAVATGGVPQTTMGWPIVPSGLGEVLTALRHRYGDRLPPLVITENGCSLPDDITEDGRIDDPVRIGYLAGHLNVLAEALRAGIRIDGYFIWSFLDHFEWDLGYTTRWGIVHVDFPTQRRTFKSSAHWYRRLIEDWRTSRYGSS, from the coding sequence ATGACCGTCGATAATCCCGCCGCCCTCGGCGCCGCCTTTCCGCGCAATTTTCTTTGGGGCGTGGCAACAGCGGCCTATCAGGTGGAAGGCGCGCTGGACGAGGACGGGCGCGGCGAGTCCATCTGGGACCGCTTCCTGCGCGAGCCCGGGCGGGTCGTGGATGGCAGCGACGGCTCCATCGCCGCCAACCACTATCATCGCTGGCGTGAGGATATCGACCTCATGGCCGCGCTGGCGCTCGGCGCCTACCGCTTCTCCGTGTCGTGGTCGCGCATCCAGCCCGCGGGCAGGGGCCCCGCCAATGAGGCAGGTCTCGCTTTTTATGACCGGCTCGTTGACGGTCTTCTGGAGCGCGGCATCGATCCGGTCATCACGCTGCTTCATTCCGACATGCCGGCGGCGCTGCAGGACGCAGGCGGCTGGCTCGCCCGCGATACCAGTTCGCATTTCGGTGCGTTCGCCGAACTCGTTGCCAGGCGGCTCGGCGACCGGGTACGCAACTGGTTCACCGTGGCGGAGCCCTATACGGTGATGCGCCACAGCCATGTGATCGGCGATCATGCGCCCGGCCTCAAGATGCCGACCGGCGCGGCGCTGCCCGTCATCCACCATCTGCTGCTGGGCCACGGTCTGGCCACCACGGCGATCCGTGCCCAGGCGCAAGCCAGGATCGGCCTCACCAACCATTCATCGCCGACCCGGCCTGCCTCCACGGCGGCGGCGGATGTTGCGGCGAATGCCTGGTTCGATGCGCTCAGGAACTATATCGTGACCGACGCCATCCTTTTCGGTCGCTATCCGGAGGAATTGGAGTCGTTGCCGGGCGCCGACTGGTCCCAGTGCCGCGCCGGCGACTTCGATATCATCAAGACTCCGATCGACTGGCTCGGCCTCACTTATTTCCATCCCTTCGCGACCGGCGCCCCGAAAAGCACGGAAGCGGCGCTCGAACCCTTCGAGGCCGTCGCGACTGGCGGCGTGCCGCAAACAACGATGGGCTGGCCGATCGTGCCTTCAGGCCTTGGGGAAGTCCTGACCGCTCTGCGGCACCGTTACGGCGACAGGCTGCCACCTCTGGTCATCACCGAGAATGGCTGTTCGCTGCCGGACGACATCACGGAAGATGGCCGGATCGACGATCCCGTGCGCATCGGCTACCTGGCGGGTCACTTGAATGTCCTCGCCGAGGCGCTTCGCGCCGGCATCCGGATCGACGGCTATTTCATCTGGTCGTTCCTCGATCATTTCGAATGGGATCTCGGCTACACCACGCGCTGGGGCATCGTGCATGTCGATTTTCCGACCCAGCGCCGCACCTTCAAATCAAGCGCCCACTGGTATCGCCGGCTGATCGAGGACTGGCGAACGTCGCGATATGGCTCATCCTGA
- the katG gene encoding catalase/peroxidase HPI — protein MADESRCPVSGRNSARTNRDWWPNQLNVQVLHQHCTLSNPMGEAFDYKKEFESLDLDAVIKDLTALMTDSQDWWPADFGHYGGLFIRMAWHLAGSYRVSDGRGGAGADQQRFAPLNSWPDNANLDKARRLLWPIKQKYGRKISWPDLMILAGNVALDSMGFKTFGFGGGRTEAWAPDDSIFWGPEGKWLADERYSGDRDLQNPLAAVQMGLIYVNPEGPNGNPDPIAAARDIRETFKRMAMNDEETVALIAGGHSFGKTHGAGDASLVGPEPEAADLEYQGLGWISRHGSGKGADAITGGPEVTWTQTPNKWSNLFFDNLFKHEWELTQSPAGAKQWTAKGAEPSIPDAFDKSKRHAPTMLTTDLSLKADPAYEKISRRFHENPDQFADAFARAWFKLTHRDMGPRVRYLGKLVPKEELVWQDPIPPVDHPLIGEADIAALKAKILSSGLSVSQLVQTAWASASTFRGSDKRGGANGARIRLSPQKDWAVNQPAELAKVLTTLEGIKKDFNAAQKGGKKVSLADLIVLGGNAAIEKAAKDGGHAVKVPFTPGRMDAAQEQTDIETFAPLEPTADGFRNYASGQQRLSPEENLVDRAQLLTLTAPELTVLVGGLRVLGANSGNSRHGVFTARPQVLSNDFFVNLLDMGTQWQPLAGAEGVYEGRDRKTNAAKWTGTRADLIFGSHSQLRALAEAYACADAKEKFVKDFVAAWTKVMNLDRFDVARFFGTELEIAEDRSAMIGNLSHSG, from the coding sequence ATGGCAGATGAAAGCAGGTGCCCGGTTTCCGGACGGAACTCCGCACGCACGAACCGCGACTGGTGGCCCAACCAGCTGAATGTTCAGGTTCTCCACCAGCACTGCACATTGTCCAATCCGATGGGCGAGGCATTCGACTACAAGAAGGAGTTCGAGAGCCTCGACCTCGATGCCGTGATCAAGGACCTCACCGCCTTGATGACCGACTCGCAGGATTGGTGGCCGGCCGATTTCGGCCATTATGGCGGCTTGTTCATCCGCATGGCCTGGCATCTCGCCGGCAGCTACCGTGTCAGCGACGGCCGCGGCGGCGCCGGCGCCGATCAGCAACGTTTCGCGCCGCTCAACAGCTGGCCCGACAATGCCAATCTCGACAAGGCGCGCCGCCTGTTGTGGCCGATCAAGCAGAAATACGGCCGCAAAATCTCCTGGCCGGACCTGATGATCCTCGCCGGCAATGTCGCGCTCGACTCGATGGGCTTCAAGACCTTTGGCTTCGGCGGCGGACGCACGGAAGCCTGGGCGCCTGACGACTCCATCTTCTGGGGTCCGGAAGGCAAGTGGCTGGCTGATGAGCGCTACAGCGGCGACCGCGACCTGCAGAATCCCCTCGCCGCCGTGCAGATGGGGCTCATCTATGTGAATCCGGAAGGGCCGAACGGCAATCCGGACCCGATCGCCGCGGCGCGCGATATCCGCGAGACCTTCAAGCGCATGGCGATGAATGACGAGGAAACCGTGGCGCTGATCGCCGGCGGCCACAGCTTCGGCAAGACCCATGGCGCGGGCGACGCGTCGCTGGTCGGGCCTGAGCCCGAAGCCGCCGATCTCGAGTATCAGGGCCTGGGCTGGATCAGCCGCCACGGCTCGGGCAAAGGTGCCGACGCGATCACCGGCGGCCCCGAGGTCACGTGGACGCAGACGCCGAACAAGTGGAGCAACCTCTTCTTCGACAATCTGTTCAAGCACGAATGGGAGCTGACCCAGAGCCCGGCCGGCGCCAAGCAGTGGACGGCCAAGGGTGCCGAGCCCTCGATCCCCGACGCCTTCGACAAATCGAAGCGGCATGCGCCGACCATGCTGACCACGGATCTGTCGCTCAAGGCCGATCCGGCCTATGAGAAGATCTCGCGGCGCTTCCATGAGAATCCGGATCAGTTCGCCGATGCCTTCGCACGCGCCTGGTTCAAACTGACCCATCGCGACATGGGACCGCGCGTGCGCTATCTGGGCAAGCTCGTGCCGAAAGAGGAACTGGTCTGGCAGGACCCGATTCCTCCGGTCGATCATCCGCTGATCGGCGAGGCGGACATCGCGGCGCTGAAAGCCAAGATCCTCAGCAGCGGCCTCAGCGTGTCGCAGCTGGTCCAGACGGCATGGGCATCGGCTTCGACCTTCCGCGGTTCCGACAAGCGCGGCGGCGCCAATGGCGCGCGTATCCGCCTTTCGCCGCAGAAGGACTGGGCGGTCAACCAGCCCGCCGAACTCGCCAAGGTTCTCACGACGCTCGAAGGGATCAAAAAGGACTTCAACGCGGCGCAGAAGGGCGGCAAGAAAGTCTCGCTGGCGGATCTGATCGTGCTCGGCGGCAATGCCGCGATCGAGAAGGCCGCCAAGGACGGCGGGCATGCGGTCAAGGTGCCGTTCACGCCGGGGCGCATGGACGCCGCGCAGGAGCAGACCGATATCGAGACCTTCGCGCCGCTCGAGCCGACGGCCGACGGGTTCCGCAACTATGCGTCAGGTCAGCAGCGCCTGTCGCCGGAAGAGAACCTGGTCGACCGCGCGCAGTTGCTGACGCTGACGGCGCCCGAGCTGACCGTTCTCGTCGGTGGCTTGCGTGTGCTGGGCGCCAATAGCGGGAATTCCAGGCATGGCGTCTTCACAGCGCGGCCGCAAGTCCTCAGCAACGACTTCTTCGTCAACCTGCTCGACATGGGCACGCAGTGGCAGCCGCTTGCCGGCGCTGAAGGCGTCTATGAGGGACGCGACCGCAAGACAAATGCGGCGAAGTGGACCGGCACGCGCGCCGATCTGATCTTCGGCTCGCACTCGCAGCTGCGGGCGCTGGCGGAAGCCTATGCGTGCGCGGATGCCAAGGAGAAGTTCGTGAAGGACTTCGTGGCGGCGTGGACGAAGGTGATGAATCTGGATCGCTTCGATGTCGCCCGATTTTTCGGGACTGAGCTTGAAATCGCGGAGGACCGATCAGCGATGATCGGTAATTTGTCGCATTCAGGATGA
- a CDS encoding alpha/beta fold hydrolase: MPKIKINDITMNYEQQGAGEPLLLIPYLAADNACYAFQVAEYSKRFTCISIDPRGAGETDKPTGAYSTALFADDAAAFLSALKIEEVHVMGLSLGAATGMRLAARYPQKVKSLSLHSAWSKSDPFLRAVVQSWQVMARGLGSVTEMVIQGIFPWCFTPELYAAQPEYIDQLAAFVRSRPKQPLEAFLNQSNAVISHDAGSELSQIKAPTQITFGRHDMVTSTRFAEAMRRGITGSELVVFEDCSHAPIYQNVADFNAKTLEFLMRQER, from the coding sequence ATGCCAAAAATCAAAATCAACGACATCACCATGAATTACGAGCAGCAGGGCGCGGGCGAACCACTGCTCTTGATTCCTTATCTAGCGGCTGACAACGCCTGCTATGCCTTCCAGGTGGCGGAATATTCGAAGCGTTTCACCTGCATCTCCATTGACCCACGCGGCGCGGGAGAAACCGATAAGCCGACCGGCGCCTATTCCACCGCGCTTTTCGCTGACGACGCCGCGGCTTTTCTGAGCGCGCTCAAGATCGAGGAGGTCCATGTCATGGGTCTCTCGCTAGGCGCGGCTACCGGCATGCGGCTCGCAGCCCGCTATCCGCAGAAGGTGAAATCATTGTCACTCCACAGCGCTTGGTCGAAGAGTGACCCGTTTCTTCGGGCCGTGGTTCAAAGCTGGCAAGTCATGGCAAGAGGCCTTGGCAGCGTGACCGAGATGGTCATCCAGGGCATTTTCCCATGGTGCTTCACGCCGGAGCTATATGCGGCCCAGCCGGAATATATCGATCAACTCGCCGCATTCGTCCGCAGTCGACCAAAGCAACCGCTTGAAGCTTTCCTCAACCAGTCGAACGCCGTCATATCTCATGACGCTGGATCCGAGCTAAGCCAGATTAAGGCCCCGACGCAAATCACGTTCGGCCGCCATGACATGGTCACTTCCACGCGCTTTGCCGAGGCGATGAGGAGGGGCATCACAGGCAGCGAGCTTGTGGTCTTTGAAGACTGCTCACACGCACCAATCTACCAGAATGTCGCTGATTTCAATGCAAAGACACTCGAGTTTCTCATGCGCCAGGAGCGATAG
- a CDS encoding DNA alkylation repair protein → MPKVSSELHDLRLLADSDNWHSREDAGYRLRDLVEDDPPRIIALTQDWVTDTSEYVRRAACLGCLIRKGRKLDASLWPPILDRLAILMGDRSAYVRKCCGPFVVGILGWTYPDVILPWLKTMAARSDEQVRWNVASAFTQTLGRRFPDEAITLLRQLAADDRKLVRGAVRAALRNVAKAKTPASTEAEAILSGIGASRM, encoded by the coding sequence GTGCCGAAAGTGTCGAGCGAACTTCATGATCTCAGGCTGTTGGCAGACTCCGACAACTGGCATTCGCGGGAGGACGCGGGCTACAGGCTGCGGGATCTCGTGGAAGACGATCCACCGCGGATCATCGCGCTTACACAGGATTGGGTCACCGACACTTCAGAGTATGTCCGGCGGGCGGCCTGCCTCGGCTGCCTCATTCGCAAGGGCCGGAAACTGGACGCATCGCTGTGGCCCCCTATCCTCGACCGGCTGGCGATCCTGATGGGCGACCGGTCCGCCTATGTGCGCAAATGCTGCGGCCCGTTTGTGGTCGGCATTCTCGGCTGGACTTACCCGGACGTGATCCTGCCGTGGCTCAAGACTATGGCGGCGCGCTCGGACGAGCAGGTCCGCTGGAACGTCGCCTCGGCTTTCACCCAGACCCTCGGTCGCCGCTTTCCGGACGAGGCCATCACTCTTTTGCGCCAGCTCGCCGCCGATGACCGCAAGCTTGTGCGAGGCGCCGTCCGGGCCGCGCTGCGCAACGTTGCCAAGGCAAAAACACCGGCAAGCACCGAGGCCGAAGCCATCCTGTCCGGCATCGGCGCCAGTAGAATGTGA
- a CDS encoding NAD(P)/FAD-dependent oxidoreductase, whose product MMMTFNVATAPDALPGKILVIGGGFAGFWAALAARRVAGTRAEVTLVSPEPVLQIRPRLYEARPETLGVDLLPHLRRVAVAFTRGEATGLDPAARAVTLAGGERLFYDRLIVATGSRMRRPPMPGAATAFSVDTQAEAMAFDRRLREIANDVAEPAIAVIGAGFTGIELALELRDRLIAHEADGAAERARIILIDRADVVGPELGPGPRPVIEAALADARVELRLGATVRALAADRVSFADDSVLAADAVVLATGMAAAPFAGVIPGARDTLGRVIVDAALRVPGAPEIFVAGDAAAADTGDGHPALQSCQHAGQLGRVAGENAARDLIGEAPVPYRQLRYVTCLDLGRSGAVVTEGWERRVEKTGSAAKAMKRLINTQIIYPPADGTAEALLAGSRTDIIERVGGLDVEAA is encoded by the coding sequence ATGATGATGACGTTTAATGTAGCGACCGCACCGGATGCCCTGCCTGGGAAAATTCTGGTCATCGGCGGCGGATTTGCCGGTTTTTGGGCGGCGCTCGCGGCCCGGCGGGTCGCTGGAACCCGGGCGGAGGTGACGCTGGTGTCGCCGGAACCGGTGCTCCAGATCCGGCCGCGGCTCTACGAAGCCCGCCCCGAAACACTCGGTGTCGACCTGCTGCCACATCTGCGGAGGGTCGCCGTCGCCTTTACGCGCGGCGAGGCGACGGGGCTCGACCCCGCGGCCAGGGCGGTCACGCTCGCCGGCGGCGAGCGCCTCTTCTATGACCGTTTGATCGTCGCGACCGGCAGCCGCATGCGCCGGCCTCCGATGCCGGGCGCCGCAACGGCTTTTTCGGTCGACACCCAGGCGGAGGCGATGGCCTTCGACCGGCGTCTGCGCGAGATCGCCAATGACGTGGCGGAGCCCGCCATCGCTGTTATCGGCGCGGGCTTCACCGGCATCGAGCTGGCGCTCGAGCTGCGCGACCGACTCATCGCGCATGAAGCCGATGGCGCGGCCGAGCGGGCGCGCATCATCCTGATCGACCGCGCCGATGTGGTGGGGCCTGAGCTTGGTCCAGGACCTCGGCCGGTGATCGAGGCGGCGCTCGCGGACGCGCGCGTCGAATTGCGCCTTGGCGCCACGGTGCGCGCCTTGGCGGCGGACCGCGTGAGCTTCGCCGATGACAGTGTGCTCGCGGCCGACGCGGTTGTGCTGGCGACCGGTATGGCCGCGGCGCCCTTCGCAGGAGTGATTCCCGGAGCCCGCGATACGCTCGGCCGCGTCATCGTCGATGCGGCGCTCAGAGTGCCGGGCGCACCCGAGATCTTCGTCGCCGGCGACGCGGCCGCGGCCGATACGGGCGACGGACACCCCGCGTTGCAGTCCTGCCAGCATGCGGGGCAACTCGGCCGCGTGGCGGGTGAGAATGCGGCGCGCGATCTCATTGGCGAGGCGCCCGTGCCTTACCGGCAGCTGCGCTACGTGACCTGCCTCGACCTTGGCCGTTCCGGTGCGGTCGTCACGGAGGGCTGGGAGCGTCGGGTCGAAAAGACCGGCAGCGCCGCCAAGGCGATGAAGCGGCTGATCAATACGCAGATCATCTATCCGCCGGCCGACGGCACGGCCGAGGCGTTGCTCGCCGGATCCCGCACCGACATTATCGAGAGGGTCGGCGGGCTGGATGTCGAGGCTGCCTGA